A segment of the Impatiens glandulifera unplaced genomic scaffold, dImpGla2.1, whole genome shotgun sequence genome:
TGGTAGTTGAACAGTGACTCCCCTGTTTAGACATGAGTGTACCAGAAGGAACAACAGGACCAAAATCCATTACAGAAACGCAATTGACAACAAACCTATAGCTTCCAGAAACCCAAGTCCCCACTTTCCATCGCAACCTTCCAATCCCCTTCACATTCACCACCAATTTCCCCGAACTCCGGTCCCTGCCAACTTCATAACCAAGAGACGGCGCCACCGGAACCCCAACTCCGATAAGGGTCGCCGACAATAGGTTTTTTTCTTCATGTTCCTGATAGAAAGGAGGCAGTGGAGTTTGAACAGTAATCTGTTGGGTTTTGTAAGTGGCGTAGAGAAGGAAATCATCGTAATAGATGCCGATTTTGTTGTTTGGGTTTTGGGAGAGGAGAGTTAGTTGAAGGGAGGAATTGAGAAGGCCGGCGCCGGAGGAGAGTTGGGTGATTTGAGTGTCTTTGAGTGAGAATTGAGGTTTTGTGGGGCGTAGGAGAAACCAGATAAGGATGATGATGAATAGGATTGAAGTGAAGAAGGTGGAGAAGGTGCAGATTAGcttttttgatgatgagaaattgtttttgattttcttcaaaTGATGATTACCATTTTGTTGTTGCTGTTTTGATCCACAGTGTTTGGGGGATTTCTCGTCGATTATAGACATTTGGAAAGAGTGAAAGGCTTATGAGAAAGAATGGAGGAGCTAGTAAAGAAgggtttaatataaataagggGAAAAAGCAAATAGCCTTCACCTTGAAATTGCTTTTTGGACTCTTATAACTACTCCTAGGAAAATTAGTTGCAATGTTGAGAGagagttttaataaatatttacttttatatgtATAAGataatatacaatttttatcccaggttttaaaaatattagaaaaaaatatttgtgttttatCTCTACTAAAATTTAGCCAACGTTGATCAAGATAATTAAGTTAAGagaatgatataattttttatttattttatctcgtAGTATTGTCTCGTAGTTATGGttaaaacattcaaaaatatgagaagcgagaataaaaattgttaaacgtttttgaaatattttttttagttacgGTTGATGATTTAAAGTTGTCACGTCAGCATTAGTTTCCGAAAATTTGATCGAAGataaacacaaatattttttttggtattttttaaACAGAgatataaaatgtttattttctaaaacacAATATACTCAAATGTATTTAtcctttatttgaatttttaaatatgttagaaGTAAAATGTTTGTCTTACCCATTTAAAAATATGTCTTACCTatttaaaaatagagaaatgataaagagtgggaaattttttaacaaaatgtataggaaatgatgtgtcactttctaactagattaaaaatctgaaaattctcATATTAAATTTTCAGTTCATTTAAAatgtgacacatcattctctaCAAATTCTTGTAAATGTTTTTccgttccctatcattactcttgaaaatattattttactgatcttttttttaaatgaaatgactataactcatttttcaaataaaagataaaataaataaagaaaaaggcaAGTATCAATAATTTCTTATCATACTTCTTCTTACACCTTCACTTTGAACTTGATGTTGAC
Coding sequences within it:
- the LOC124917205 gene encoding NDR1/HIN1-like protein 26 — its product is MSIIDEKSPKHCGSKQQQQNGNHHLKKIKNNFSSSKKLICTFSTFFTSILFIIILIWFLLRPTKPQFSLKDTQITQLSSGAGLLNSSLQLTLLSQNPNNKIGIYYDDFLLYATYKTQQITVQTPLPPFYQEHEEKNLLSATLIGVGVPVAPSLGYEVGRDRSSGKLVVNVKGIGRLRWKVGTWVSGSYRFVVNCVSVMDFGPVVPSGTLMSKQGSHCSTTI